From the genome of Geminocystis herdmanii PCC 6308, one region includes:
- a CDS encoding NAD(P)/FAD-dependent oxidoreductase — MKKIVILGGGFGGLYTALRLIQLNWTQQPQITIIDKNDRFVFSPLLYELITEEMQSWEVAPPYADLLANTSIQYIQDTVTDVNFNTQEVTLTNSKVTYDRLVVALGGITPDDMVKGAKEYAIPFRSLENAYILKEKLRTLENSDKEFIRVAVIGGGYSGIELTLKIADRLGKRGKIRIIDRGDDILSNSPEFNQKTAKKALLDRKIWLDLETDIVEIEENQISIEYKHKIDTIPVDIVLWTVGTKPVKIINKLSLPQTPQGKIKINSYLQVEDYPEISSMGDLVECYDQHGKILPNTAQVAFQQSDYCAWNIWATIEEKPLLPFQYQPLGEMLALGKDNATLSGLGISLNGDLAYLARRLVYLYRLPTFEHQLAVALKWITNPLSQLGNI; from the coding sequence GTGAAAAAAATTGTCATTCTTGGTGGTGGATTTGGAGGGCTTTATACTGCATTAAGATTAATCCAATTAAATTGGACTCAACAACCACAAATCACGATTATAGATAAAAACGATCGTTTTGTGTTTTCTCCATTACTTTATGAATTAATCACGGAAGAAATGCAAAGTTGGGAGGTAGCGCCCCCTTACGCTGATTTATTGGCGAATACCTCTATTCAATATATTCAAGATACTGTCACCGATGTGAATTTCAACACCCAAGAGGTTACTTTAACTAATTCTAAGGTAACTTACGATCGATTGGTGGTAGCTTTAGGGGGTATAACTCCCGATGACATGGTAAAAGGTGCGAAGGAATATGCTATCCCTTTTCGTAGTTTGGAAAATGCCTATATACTGAAAGAAAAATTAAGGACATTGGAAAATTCTGACAAAGAATTTATCCGAGTGGCGGTGATAGGAGGGGGTTATAGTGGCATAGAATTAACTTTAAAAATAGCGGATAGACTAGGAAAACGGGGTAAAATAAGGATAATCGATCGAGGTGATGATATTCTGTCTAATTCTCCTGAATTTAACCAAAAAACTGCTAAAAAAGCTCTGCTCGATCGTAAAATTTGGTTAGACTTAGAAACCGATATAGTGGAAATCGAAGAAAATCAAATCTCGATCGAATATAAGCATAAAATAGATACCATTCCTGTCGATATAGTATTGTGGACAGTCGGCACAAAACCCGTCAAAATTATTAATAAACTATCTCTGCCTCAAACTCCCCAAGGCAAAATCAAAATTAATTCTTATTTACAAGTAGAAGACTATCCCGAAATTAGCTCCATGGGAGACTTAGTTGAATGTTATGATCAACATGGTAAAATCTTACCTAACACTGCACAAGTTGCCTTTCAACAATCAGATTATTGTGCATGGAATATCTGGGCAACTATCGAAGAAAAACCCTTGTTACCCTTCCAATATCAACCCCTAGGGGAAATGTTAGCATTAGGCAAAGACAACGCCACCCTAAGCGGTTTAGGCATCTCATTAAACGGTGATTTAGCATACTTAGCGAGACGTTTAGTCTATCTTTATCGTTTACCTACTTTTGAGCATCAATTAGCTGTAGCTTTAAAGTGGATAACTAATCCCCTTAGTCAGCTAGGAAACATTTAA
- the lipA gene encoding lipoyl synthase: MTTKTTLVNLPSWLRSNIGNASEISRVQKIVKQRNIHTICEEGKCPNRGECYSRGTATFLLMGNVCTRSCAFCQVDKGHSPMTLDENEPQKVAEAVKLLGLRYVVLTSVARDDLKDGGASWFVKVMTTVRIMNPDTLIEVLTPDFGTGKNALQQQRESIKTIVEANPACYNHNLETVERLQNPVRRGAKYDRSLRVLATVKELNPRIPTKSGLMLGLGETKEEIITTLKDLRKIECDRITIGQYLRPSLEHLPVQKYWTPEEFDELGKIAESLGFNHVRSGALVRSSYHAGEWRMENGEWRINN; this comes from the coding sequence ATGACAACAAAAACTACCCTCGTTAATTTACCCTCTTGGTTACGATCGAACATTGGTAATGCTTCAGAAATTTCCAGAGTACAAAAAATTGTCAAACAACGGAATATCCATACAATTTGCGAAGAAGGAAAATGCCCTAATCGGGGAGAATGTTATAGCCGGGGTACAGCTACTTTTTTGTTAATGGGTAATGTTTGTACCCGTAGTTGTGCATTTTGTCAAGTGGATAAAGGGCATTCTCCCATGACATTAGACGAAAATGAGCCTCAAAAAGTCGCCGAAGCAGTTAAATTGTTAGGGTTAAGATATGTGGTGTTAACTTCTGTGGCAAGGGATGACTTAAAAGACGGAGGCGCATCTTGGTTTGTTAAGGTGATGACAACGGTAAGAATTATGAATCCAGACACCTTGATAGAAGTCTTAACTCCAGACTTTGGCACAGGCAAAAATGCTTTACAACAGCAAAGAGAAAGCATTAAAACCATTGTGGAAGCCAATCCTGCTTGTTATAACCACAACCTCGAAACCGTTGAAAGATTGCAAAATCCTGTGAGACGGGGTGCAAAGTACGATCGATCCTTACGAGTTTTAGCTACAGTAAAAGAATTAAATCCCCGCATTCCCACTAAATCAGGGTTAATGTTGGGATTAGGGGAAACAAAAGAGGAAATTATTACTACCCTCAAAGACTTACGGAAAATAGAGTGCGATCGTATTACCATAGGACAATATTTAAGACCATCTTTAGAACATTTACCAGTACAAAAATATTGGACTCCTGAAGAATTTGACGAATTAGGCAAAATAGCCGAATCATTAGGATTTAATCATGTGCGTAGTGGTGCATTAGTACGAAGTTCCTACCACGCAGGAGAATGGAGAATGGAGAATGGAGAATGGAGAATTAACAATTAA
- the hslO gene encoding Hsp33 family molecular chaperone HslO, with protein sequence MADQLIRATAANGGIRAIGVITTKAVEEARRRHNLSYVASAALGRAMSSGLLLASNMKKEGSRVNINIKGNGPLGTILVDAGLDGTVRGYVQNPTVELPPNSIGKLDVGGAVGNDGYLYVIRDVGYGYPYSSTVELISGEVGEDIANYLVTSEQTPSALLVGVFVGKDGVTASGGILLQVLPKAAQDPTLVETLESRVSQLKGFTPLLRQGKTLSDIFRDLLGDFDLEIFPEVQMVRFDCGCSFDRILGALKMLGVEELEDMIVKDGGAEATCHFCGEVYQADVEDLTQLIQDLRLTGN encoded by the coding sequence ATGGCAGATCAATTAATTCGAGCAACCGCCGCTAACGGAGGAATTAGAGCAATAGGAGTTATCACCACAAAAGCAGTGGAAGAAGCTAGACGCAGACATAACTTATCCTATGTGGCAAGTGCAGCTTTAGGACGGGCAATGTCATCAGGATTATTACTAGCATCTAACATGAAAAAAGAAGGCTCACGAGTCAATATCAATATTAAAGGAAATGGACCTTTGGGTACTATATTAGTGGACGCAGGATTAGATGGTACGGTAAGGGGATATGTACAAAACCCTACTGTTGAATTACCGCCTAATTCCATAGGGAAATTAGACGTAGGCGGTGCCGTGGGCAATGACGGTTATTTGTATGTGATTCGAGATGTGGGTTATGGTTATCCTTACTCTAGTACTGTAGAGTTAATTTCTGGAGAGGTTGGGGAAGATATTGCTAATTATTTAGTTACTTCTGAGCAAACTCCCTCGGCTTTATTAGTTGGGGTTTTTGTGGGTAAAGATGGAGTGACGGCTTCGGGAGGCATTTTATTGCAAGTGTTACCCAAAGCAGCGCAAGACCCTACTTTAGTAGAGACTTTAGAGTCTCGTGTTAGTCAGTTAAAGGGTTTTACTCCTTTATTACGACAGGGTAAAACTTTATCGGATATTTTTCGAGATTTGTTAGGGGATTTTGATTTAGAGATTTTCCCAGAAGTGCAAATGGTAAGATTTGATTGTGGTTGCTCTTTCGATCGAATTTTGGGGGCATTGAAAATGTTAGGGGTAGAAGAATTAGAGGATATGATTGTTAAGGATGGAGGCGCAGAGGCGACTTGTCATTTTTGCGGTGAGGTTTATCAAGCAGATGTGGAAGATTTAACTCAACTGATACAAGACTTACGGTTGACTGGTAATTAG
- a CDS encoding STAS domain-containing protein — protein sequence MHDRAIYTPEGIINETNKSNFQQQLFNFIHNTSNQDIFVDFQRVELVDGSGLVVLVNAYNEAKNQRKNFYLFNVSPSVKMIFEISQLDKVLGIREFNQNDLLVA from the coding sequence ATGCACGATCGAGCTATTTATACCCCAGAAGGTATTATAAACGAAACGAATAAAAGCAATTTTCAACAACAGTTATTCAATTTTATCCACAACACAAGTAATCAAGATATTTTTGTGGATTTTCAAAGAGTTGAACTGGTGGATGGTAGTGGCTTAGTGGTTTTAGTTAATGCTTACAATGAAGCCAAAAATCAACGTAAAAATTTCTACCTATTCAATGTTTCTCCGTCGGTAAAAATGATCTTTGAAATTAGTCAATTAGATAAAGTGCTTGGTATTAGGGAATTTAACCAAAATGATTTATTAGTAGCGTAA
- a CDS encoding RNA recognition motif domain-containing protein — MSIYVGNLSYDVTEEDLQAVFADYGEVKRVHLPVDRETKRMRGFGFVEMSNDNEEEKAIETLDGAQWMGRQMKVNKAKPREEGGNDRRRNFRD, encoded by the coding sequence ATGTCCATATATGTAGGGAATTTATCCTATGATGTCACAGAAGAAGATTTACAAGCTGTCTTTGCTGATTATGGTGAAGTAAAGCGTGTACATTTACCTGTCGATCGTGAAACAAAAAGAATGCGTGGTTTTGGTTTTGTCGAAATGTCTAACGACAATGAAGAAGAAAAAGCTATTGAGACTTTAGATGGCGCTCAGTGGATGGGAAGACAAATGAAGGTAAATAAAGCCAAACCCAGAGAAGAAGGTGGAAACGATCGTCGTAGAAATTTCCGTGATTAA
- the katG gene encoding catalase/peroxidase HPI: MATSSGKCPVMHGGVTTSSMSNIEWWPKSLNLDILSQHDRKTNPLGADFNYREEVKKLDTASLKQDLHKLMRDSQDWWPADWGHYGGLMIRMTWHAAGTYRIADGRGGAGTGNQRFAPLNSWPDNVNLDKARRLLWPIKKKYGNKLSWADLIAYAGTIAYESMGLKTFGFAFGREDIWHPEKDIYWGSEKQWLAPSDNPQSRYSGERDLDNPLAAVMMGLIYVNPEGVDGKPDPLKTAHDVRVTFDRMAMNDEETVALTAGGHTVGKCHGNGNAELLGAEPEGADVEDQGLGWMNKTHRGIGRNTMSSGIEGAWTTYPTQWDNGYFHLLLNYDWELKKSPAGAWQWEPINVKEEDKPVDVEDPSIRRNLVMTDADMAMKVDPEYRKISERFYHDPEYFADVFARAWFKLTHRDMGPKTRYIGTEAPQEDLIWQDPIPVGNSNYDVQGVKEKIANSGLTISEMVCTAWDSARTFRGSDKRGGANGARIRLTPQKDWEGNEPVRLAKVLAILEGIAQDSGASVADVIVLAGNVGIEKAALAGGFDITVPFSPGRGDATDEMTDAESFAPLEPIHDGYRNWLKKDYTVTPEELMLDRTQLMGLTAPEMTVLVGGMRVLGTNYGGTKHGVLTDNEGVLSNDFFVNLTDMNYSWKPAGKNLYEICHRKTGQVKWTATRVDLVFGSNSILRAYAEVYAQDDNKEKFLHDFVAVWTKVMNADRFLNPNSILLG, encoded by the coding sequence ATGGCAACAAGCAGTGGAAAATGCCCTGTAATGCACGGCGGTGTGACTACAAGCAGTATGTCGAACATCGAATGGTGGCCCAAGTCGCTAAACCTTGATATTTTAAGTCAGCACGATCGAAAGACTAATCCCCTCGGTGCAGACTTCAACTATCGGGAAGAGGTGAAAAAACTTGACACAGCATCCCTCAAACAAGATTTACACAAACTGATGAGAGACAGTCAAGATTGGTGGCCTGCCGATTGGGGACATTATGGCGGTTTGATGATTCGTATGACTTGGCACGCCGCAGGAACTTATCGTATTGCCGATGGTCGAGGCGGTGCTGGTACGGGGAATCAGCGTTTTGCTCCCCTCAATTCTTGGCCCGATAACGTCAACTTAGACAAAGCACGTCGTTTACTTTGGCCTATCAAGAAAAAATACGGTAACAAACTCAGTTGGGCAGATTTGATTGCCTATGCAGGTACGATCGCCTACGAATCTATGGGCTTAAAAACCTTCGGTTTTGCCTTTGGGCGAGAAGACATCTGGCATCCCGAAAAAGATATTTACTGGGGCTCGGAAAAGCAATGGTTAGCGCCTAGTGATAATCCTCAAAGTCGTTATTCTGGGGAACGAGATCTCGATAATCCTTTAGCCGCAGTGATGATGGGTTTAATCTACGTCAATCCTGAAGGGGTGGACGGTAAACCAGATCCCCTCAAAACCGCCCATGATGTGCGTGTCACCTTCGATCGTATGGCGATGAATGACGAAGAAACCGTTGCCCTTACCGCAGGAGGTCATACTGTAGGTAAATGCCATGGTAACGGCAATGCAGAGTTACTTGGAGCTGAACCTGAAGGAGCAGATGTGGAAGATCAAGGTTTAGGTTGGATGAACAAAACTCACCGTGGCATTGGACGCAACACTATGAGCAGTGGCATTGAAGGCGCATGGACAACTTACCCGACTCAATGGGATAACGGTTATTTTCATTTACTACTTAATTATGACTGGGAATTGAAAAAAAGCCCTGCTGGTGCATGGCAATGGGAACCCATCAACGTCAAAGAAGAAGATAAGCCTGTGGATGTGGAAGATCCCTCTATCCGCCGTAACTTGGTGATGACTGATGCAGATATGGCGATGAAAGTAGATCCTGAATATCGCAAAATTTCAGAGCGATTCTACCATGATCCTGAATACTTTGCCGATGTTTTTGCCCGTGCATGGTTCAAACTTACTCATCGAGATATGGGACCTAAAACTCGTTATATTGGTACAGAAGCCCCCCAAGAAGATTTAATTTGGCAAGATCCCATTCCTGTAGGTAACAGCAATTATGATGTTCAAGGGGTGAAAGAGAAAATTGCTAACAGTGGTTTAACCATTAGTGAAATGGTATGCACTGCTTGGGATAGTGCCAGAACTTTTCGAGGTTCGGACAAGCGTGGAGGAGCGAATGGGGCGCGTATTCGCTTAACTCCTCAAAAGGATTGGGAAGGCAATGAGCCTGTACGTTTAGCGAAAGTGTTGGCTATCCTCGAAGGTATCGCTCAAGATAGTGGTGCTAGTGTCGCTGATGTCATCGTATTGGCGGGTAATGTGGGTATTGAGAAAGCCGCACTTGCAGGAGGGTTTGACATTACCGTCCCCTTTTCTCCAGGGCGTGGTGATGCAACGGATGAGATGACTGATGCCGAATCCTTTGCACCCCTCGAACCCATTCACGATGGCTACCGTAATTGGTTGAAGAAAGATTACACCGTTACTCCCGAAGAATTGATGCTCGATCGAACCCAACTAATGGGATTAACAGCCCCTGAAATGACGGTTTTAGTAGGCGGTATGCGTGTTTTGGGTACTAACTATGGTGGCACTAAACACGGTGTATTAACGGATAATGAAGGGGTATTGAGTAATGATTTCTTTGTGAATCTAACAGATATGAATTATTCATGGAAACCTGCTGGTAAGAATCTGTATGAAATTTGCCATCGCAAAACTGGTCAAGTAAAATGGACAGCGACAAGGGTTGATCTTGTGTTCGGTTCAAACTCCATTCTTCGTGCCTATGCGGAAGTTTACGCGCAGGATGACAACAAAGAGAAGTTTCTGCATGACTTCGTAGCTGTTTGGACAAAGGTGATGAATGCCGATCGATTTCTCAACCCCAACTCAATACTGCTCGGTTAG
- a CDS encoding PilW family protein, translating into MITKGFSLIEMIASTVMGTIILGFALGGFISMRQSFVLDKGGGDVNQRLRTIFATIGPDLQQLGQGLTNTSIPLPLVKLEVFNAGTANETSAITTRKVIIPKVLTPESQLDKNTVSTTIVVKEDSDTLTEWKNTRINNGGKIRASILNSLGQEQFFDYIGENIDTSVSPPISTITIASTTWANDYPPNSSIYLMDKRKYEVKDNTLTLTVNDNNTFKLVEYVEKLNIVATIESRNNSGTTFFSECKGIPDTGTPTNCNTAPIGYKFENIRAIDVKATVKQKGNDHQKKQLNEENLTMSQKFFPRNTIN; encoded by the coding sequence ATGATAACGAAGGGTTTTAGCCTCATTGAAATGATCGCCAGTACGGTGATGGGAACGATTATTTTGGGGTTTGCCTTAGGGGGTTTTATTAGTATGAGACAAAGTTTTGTGCTAGATAAAGGGGGAGGAGATGTTAACCAAAGATTGAGAACTATTTTTGCTACCATCGGTCCCGATCTGCAACAGTTAGGACAAGGATTAACTAATACTTCTATCCCTTTGCCTTTAGTGAAGTTAGAAGTCTTTAATGCAGGAACAGCTAATGAGACTTCGGCAATTACCACAAGAAAAGTTATTATACCCAAAGTTTTAACCCCGGAAAGCCAGTTAGACAAAAATACGGTAAGTACAACCATCGTAGTAAAAGAGGATAGTGATACTCTTACGGAATGGAAAAATACCAGAATTAATAACGGTGGTAAGATTAGAGCTTCTATATTGAATAGTCTAGGGCAAGAGCAATTTTTTGATTACATAGGAGAAAATATAGATACGAGTGTTTCTCCTCCTATCTCTACTATTACCATAGCTAGTACCACTTGGGCTAACGATTATCCCCCCAATAGTTCAATTTATTTAATGGATAAGAGAAAGTATGAGGTAAAAGATAATACTCTCACCTTAACTGTCAATGATAATAACACCTTTAAGTTAGTGGAATATGTGGAAAAGCTGAATATTGTTGCCACGATCGAAAGTCGAAATAATAGTGGAACGACTTTTTTCTCTGAATGTAAAGGAATTCCTGACACTGGCACACCAACGAATTGTAACACTGCTCCCATTGGTTACAAATTTGAAAACATAAGAGCGATCGATGTCAAAGCCACGGTTAAACAAAAGGGAAATGACCATCAGAAAAAACAATTAAATGAAGAAAATTTGACTATGTCTCAAAAATTCTTCCCCCGTAACACCATTAACTAA
- a CDS encoding type IV pilus modification PilV family protein — protein MTKPNFSSQLKYYLLTHKKKPPEGFSLVEIMVAMTILSIAFAINLQFLLLLRIQNLEQKVVTGAVSLSREILEGTRARWNTTVETIPQFRQTPTSVTPIVTTNLNNPGTTTFALSEGRRKDFGGYKYNVVVNICSNEDPTIIDDNEGF, from the coding sequence ATGACTAAACCAAATTTTTCTTCACAACTTAAATATTACCTTCTCACTCACAAAAAGAAACCACCAGAAGGATTCTCTTTGGTAGAAATCATGGTAGCCATGACGATTTTAAGTATTGCCTTCGCTATTAATTTACAGTTTTTATTGTTGCTCCGAATACAAAATTTAGAACAAAAAGTAGTAACGGGTGCAGTTTCTTTAAGCAGAGAGATTTTAGAAGGAACCAGAGCTCGATGGAATACTACGGTGGAAACTATTCCACAATTCAGGCAAACACCAACATCAGTAACCCCCATCGTCACTACTAACCTCAACAATCCGGGTACAACAACTTTTGCGCTCTCGGAAGGACGAAGAAAAGATTTTGGTGGTTACAAATATAACGTAGTTGTCAATATCTGTAGCAATGAAGACCCCACTATCATAGATGATAACGAAGGGTTTTAG
- a CDS encoding pilus assembly FimT family protein produces the protein MVKKTKILLNISRLLKYQKNKGYTLIEILVTLAVFGILTAIAAPTILQQRGESTAEIDGKDQFQGILQKVRNGAIASTSAMRITPDPDQPNNKFLVEIAQTRGCNSVTKLSEDAVNTADIKVLSSAGFNVGDVITVGGAESDILGTPDAVTLTLGAPISKPKDAVVELADNWSINSRIGGNRDDVTLPEDKRDKNNIKPLATFTADIPNWTMCVNGRGIVYILDANNTPKNSLTLTFKNVNSKQEETITINQGGAISN, from the coding sequence ATGGTAAAAAAAACAAAAATTCTACTAAATATATCTAGGCTTTTAAAATATCAAAAAAATAAAGGTTATACTCTCATTGAAATCCTTGTTACCTTAGCCGTATTTGGTATTTTAACCGCCATCGCTGCTCCCACCATTCTACAACAAAGAGGAGAGTCCACCGCCGAAATAGACGGGAAAGATCAATTTCAAGGTATTTTACAAAAAGTTCGTAATGGAGCAATTGCTAGTACTTCTGCCATGAGAATTACACCAGACCCAGATCAACCAAATAATAAATTTTTGGTGGAAATCGCCCAAACCAGAGGCTGTAATTCAGTCACAAAATTATCAGAAGATGCAGTGAACACAGCAGACATAAAAGTTCTCTCCTCCGCAGGGTTTAATGTGGGAGACGTTATTACAGTAGGTGGTGCGGAATCTGATATTCTGGGAACTCCTGATGCGGTGACTCTTACATTAGGAGCGCCTATTAGTAAGCCAAAAGATGCTGTAGTGGAATTAGCTGATAACTGGTCAATAAATAGTCGTATCGGCGGAAATCGTGATGACGTAACTTTACCCGAAGATAAAAGAGATAAAAATAATATTAAACCTTTAGCTACCTTTACTGCTGATATACCAAATTGGACGATGTGTGTGAATGGTCGAGGTATCGTTTATATTTTAGACGCAAATAACACTCCAAAAAATTCTTTAACGTTAACTTTTAAAAATGTTAATTCTAAACAAGAAGAAACAATAACTATCAATCAAGGGGGGGCAATTAGTAATTAA
- the prmC gene encoding peptide chain release factor N(5)-glutamine methyltransferase, protein MTLLNYPFFIAHLPLLDWYQRAKQETIINDIPLFELEYLLTELTTLNKLNLKLNSFSDNQQIKSKISFEELQKLWLLRIEKRCPIQYLIGECHWRNFTLKVTPDVLIPRPETELLIDRALQLTREYPHLRTGNWLDLGTGSGAIAIALADIFPEATIYAVDKSEKALKIAQENAFKLGFSQRIKFYHGSWFNPIHGLKNSCSGIISNPPYIPSKLVLELQPEVVNHEPKIALDGGEDGLNDIRELINNASDYLISNGFFLLEIMAGQGEIVKDLLLKNGQYYNIEIEKDLANLERISIAQRRFTTVQSD, encoded by the coding sequence ATGACTTTGTTAAATTATCCATTTTTTATTGCTCATTTACCATTATTAGACTGGTATCAAAGGGCAAAACAGGAAACTATTATTAATGATATTCCCTTATTTGAATTGGAATATTTATTAACAGAATTAACTACTTTAAATAAACTGAATTTAAAGTTAAATAGTTTTTCCGATAATCAACAAATAAAGAGTAAAATATCCTTTGAAGAGTTACAAAAGTTATGGCTTTTAAGGATAGAAAAACGTTGCCCAATTCAATATTTAATTGGTGAGTGTCACTGGCGCAATTTTACTTTAAAAGTTACCCCAGATGTGTTGATTCCTCGTCCTGAAACGGAGTTATTGATCGATCGAGCTTTACAATTAACTAGGGAATATCCCCATTTAAGAACGGGAAATTGGTTAGATTTGGGAACAGGTAGCGGTGCGATCGCCATAGCCTTGGCGGATATTTTTCCCGAAGCCACAATTTACGCAGTGGATAAGAGTGAAAAAGCCCTAAAAATTGCCCAAGAAAACGCCTTTAAATTAGGTTTTTCTCAGAGAATTAAATTTTATCATGGCTCATGGTTTAACCCTATTCATGGGCTTAAAAATAGCTGTAGCGGTATCATTTCTAATCCTCCCTATATTCCCTCAAAATTGGTTTTAGAATTACAACCAGAAGTAGTTAATCATGAACCAAAAATTGCTTTAGATGGTGGAGAAGATGGGCTAAATGATATTCGAGAATTAATTAATAATGCTTCTGATTATCTCATTAGCAATGGGTTTTTTTTATTAGAAATTATGGCAGGACAAGGAGAAATAGTCAAGGATTTATTACTCAAAAATGGTCAATATTATAATATTGAAATTGAGAAAGATTTAGCTAATTTAGAGAGGATTTCGATCGCACAGCGCCGTTTCACTACCGTACAATCTGATTAA
- a CDS encoding Rpn family recombination-promoting nuclease/putative transposase encodes MRTDTIFYQLFLIFPNLLFELLKQPPIEGYQFSSREIKELARRFDGIFLPPEGEVDRVIYFIEVQFQEKEDFWWRFLTEIFVYLGQYQPDNNWQGVALFSTRKLDLGLPRQYQGLLDNGQIKIFYLDELEISETSSIELEIVSLIVGKDSEAIPKAQKAVTKSQQTIDNANEQRKILELIQTVLVYKLNQLTREEIESMFTLDDLRQTRYFQDVKQEGIQEGIEKEISLVIRLLKRKLGNVSPDLELKIRNLSLETLEDLGEALLDFSSSQDLISWLNSH; translated from the coding sequence TTGCGAACAGACACCATCTTTTACCAACTATTTCTGATTTTTCCGAATCTTCTATTTGAATTACTCAAGCAACCACCCATAGAAGGTTATCAATTTTCCTCACGGGAAATCAAAGAATTAGCAAGACGCTTTGACGGTATTTTTTTACCCCCAGAGGGAGAAGTCGATCGAGTAATTTACTTTATCGAAGTACAATTTCAAGAAAAAGAAGACTTTTGGTGGCGTTTTTTAACAGAAATCTTTGTTTATTTGGGGCAATATCAACCTGACAACAATTGGCAGGGTGTGGCGTTGTTTTCCACTCGAAAACTAGATTTGGGATTACCACGTCAATATCAAGGTTTATTAGATAATGGGCAAATCAAAATCTTCTATTTAGATGAATTGGAAATCTCCGAAACATCATCCATAGAATTAGAAATTGTCTCCTTAATTGTGGGAAAAGATAGCGAGGCAATTCCTAAAGCTCAAAAAGCGGTGACTAAAAGTCAACAAACCATTGATAATGCCAATGAGCAAAGAAAAATCTTAGAATTGATACAAACAGTTTTAGTCTATAAACTCAATCAACTTACAAGGGAGGAAATCGAATCCATGTTTACTTTAGATGATTTAAGACAAACTCGATATTTTCAGGATGTTAAACAAGAAGGTATCCAAGAGGGTATTGAGAAAGAAATTAGCTTAGTTATTCGTTTACTGAAGCGAAAATTAGGTAATGTATCTCCTGATTTAGAGTTAAAAATCCGTAATTTATCATTAGAAACCTTAGAAGATTTGGGGGAAGCGTTATTAGATTTTTCTTCGTCACAAGATTTAATTTCTTGGCTTAATTCTCATTAG